The Saccharomonospora cyanea NA-134 genome includes a region encoding these proteins:
- a CDS encoding UDP-N-acetylmuramoyl-tripeptide--D-alanyl-D-alanine ligase, which yields MIPLTAAAIAAATDGHLVPGTDPSLLVTAPASIDSRQVHPGGVFAALPGRRTDGHYHASAALAAGAALVLAARPVPAPAVQVTDVTRALGDLARHVADRLPATVIGITGSNGKTTTKDLATQVLAHHGPVAATDRSFNNELGFPLTVLRATPDTRYLILEMGARGRGHLSYLCGLVTPHVGVVLNVGTAHLGQYPDGQTGIAAAKSELLTGLPSADHGGLAILNADDPLVAAMAPLTPARTRWWSQRPHPNGVYARDVHVTPRGRACFTLHTPEGTAPVTLRLTGRHHVGNALAVAALALGLGLDHHTIADALSAAEPASGGRMQTIVRGDGVTLLHDAYNANPDSMAAALTTLSTMSARRRIAVLGEMADLGDHAAGAHHHLGVLAARAGLDVLITIGTRTAPLIADAADTEHSTLDIIAVPDSQAAHDVLSRILRPDDLVLIKASRAAHLEHLVAALSNR from the coding sequence ATGATCCCCCTGACCGCCGCCGCGATCGCCGCGGCCACCGACGGTCACCTCGTCCCGGGGACCGACCCGTCGCTGCTGGTGACCGCACCCGCCAGCATCGACTCCCGCCAGGTCCACCCCGGCGGCGTGTTCGCCGCCCTCCCCGGCCGGCGCACCGACGGGCACTACCACGCATCAGCGGCCCTCGCCGCGGGAGCCGCCCTGGTGCTGGCCGCACGCCCGGTGCCCGCCCCTGCCGTCCAGGTCACCGACGTGACCCGCGCGCTCGGCGACCTGGCTCGCCACGTGGCAGACCGACTGCCGGCCACCGTGATCGGCATCACCGGGTCGAACGGCAAGACCACGACCAAAGATCTCGCCACCCAGGTCCTGGCACACCACGGCCCGGTCGCCGCCACAGACCGCTCCTTCAACAACGAGCTCGGTTTTCCCCTCACTGTCCTGCGCGCCACCCCCGACACCCGCTACCTCATCCTGGAAATGGGCGCCCGGGGCCGTGGACACCTCAGCTACCTGTGCGGCCTGGTCACCCCCCACGTCGGGGTCGTGCTCAACGTCGGCACCGCCCACCTCGGTCAATACCCCGACGGGCAAACCGGGATCGCCGCGGCCAAAAGCGAACTACTGACCGGGCTCCCCTCTGCAGACCACGGTGGGCTGGCCATCCTCAACGCCGACGATCCGCTCGTCGCCGCGATGGCCCCGCTCACCCCCGCCCGCACCCGCTGGTGGAGCCAGCGCCCCCACCCCAACGGCGTATACGCCCGAGATGTGCACGTCACGCCGCGCGGCCGGGCGTGCTTCACCCTGCACACTCCCGAGGGCACGGCACCCGTCACGCTCCGCCTGACCGGCCGGCACCACGTCGGCAACGCCCTCGCCGTCGCCGCCCTCGCCCTCGGCCTCGGCCTTGACCACCACACCATCGCCGATGCCCTGAGCGCCGCTGAACCCGCCAGCGGCGGGCGCATGCAAACCATCGTGCGGGGCGACGGGGTCACGCTCCTCCACGACGCCTACAACGCCAACCCCGACTCCATGGCCGCCGCGCTGACCACCCTGAGCACCATGTCCGCCCGCCGCCGGATCGCCGTCCTCGGCGAGATGGCCGACCTCGGCGACCACGCCGCTGGCGCCCACCACCACCTCGGCGTGCTCGCCGCACGCGCCGGCCTCGACGTCCTGATCACCATCGGCACCCGGACCGCGCCTCTGATCGCCGACGCGGCCGACACCGAGCACAGCACCCTCGACATCATCGCCGTTCCCGACAGCCAGGCCGCCCACGACGTGCTAAGTCGAATCCTTCGTCCCGACGATCTCGTCCTGATCAAAGCATCCCGCGCCGCCCACCTCGAACACCTCGTCGCCGCGCTCAGCAACCGCTGA
- a CDS encoding TerC/Alx family metal homeostasis membrane protein — translation MSVAAPADSVGSSSIGSPWLWVASIAVILGLLVTDFAVTRRPHEVSIREAIGWSVFYLTLPVLFGIWLWAVFDSGPALEFITGFVVEKSLSVDNLFVFMLILAGFAVPSPIQQRVLLYGIAGALVLRGIFIAAGAALLQAGTWAFLLFGLILLVSAGKILHEVHTGSAFAGRDVSQMRIVRLLRRFMPVTDDYRGTRLTVREHGRRALTPLAVVVAAVFVTDVVFAVDSVPAVYGITADPYLVFATNAFALLGLRALYFVLHATLAKLVYLNHGLAVILAFIGLKLVLHWAHGIWPATPQIPTPVSLAVIVAILAVVIAASLRTRRRAEQHVIEAEQHVIEKD, via the coding sequence CTGTCCGTGGCCGCGCCCGCCGACTCGGTGGGGTCCTCGTCGATCGGGTCGCCCTGGTTGTGGGTCGCCAGCATCGCCGTAATACTCGGCCTCCTCGTCACCGATTTCGCCGTCACCCGCCGTCCCCACGAGGTGTCGATACGGGAAGCGATTGGCTGGTCGGTGTTCTATCTCACGCTGCCCGTCCTGTTCGGGATCTGGCTGTGGGCGGTGTTCGACAGCGGGCCGGCACTGGAGTTCATCACCGGCTTCGTGGTGGAGAAGTCACTGTCGGTGGACAACCTGTTCGTGTTCATGCTGATCCTGGCCGGGTTCGCGGTCCCGTCCCCCATTCAGCAACGGGTGCTGCTGTACGGCATCGCCGGTGCCCTGGTCCTGCGGGGCATCTTCATCGCGGCGGGCGCGGCGCTGCTGCAGGCAGGCACCTGGGCGTTCCTCCTCTTCGGCCTGATCCTGCTCGTGTCCGCGGGCAAGATCCTGCACGAGGTGCACACCGGTTCGGCCTTCGCGGGCCGCGACGTATCCCAGATGCGTATCGTGCGACTGCTCCGCAGGTTCATGCCCGTCACCGACGACTACCGAGGCACCCGGCTGACCGTACGGGAGCACGGACGACGCGCGCTCACGCCGCTTGCGGTGGTGGTCGCCGCGGTGTTCGTGACCGACGTGGTGTTCGCCGTGGACTCGGTCCCCGCGGTCTACGGCATCACCGCGGACCCCTACCTGGTATTCGCCACCAACGCCTTCGCGCTGCTCGGCCTGCGCGCGCTCTACTTCGTGCTCCACGCCACGCTGGCCAAGCTCGTCTATCTCAACCACGGCCTGGCGGTCATTCTCGCGTTCATCGGTCTGAAACTGGTGTTGCACTGGGCCCACGGAATCTGGCCGGCCACCCCGCAGATCCCCACGCCGGTCTCCCTCGCTGTCATCGTGGCCATCCTCGCCGTCGTCATCGCGGCGAGCCTGCGCACCCGCCGCCGAGCCGAGCAGCACGTGATTGAGGCCGAGCAGCACGTGATTGAGAAGGACTGA
- a CDS encoding DUF6671 family protein: protein MLAVHPYAGAPVAMATRHGKQRALAAALARIPGMRLVLAHDVDTDQLGTFTGEIPRAGSAAETAVRKARLAIESTGLGLAVASEGSFGPHPVAPMLSAGQEILAFLDTVRDVCILERRTTPTNFSHTTTRRLDEETDAYLARVGFGAHAVIVRPHSPADVRAPGPICKGIQTRADLDAAISRCTAHSTDGLARLETDMRAHVNPTRMREISVLAHQLASRLATLCPACGTPGFGPVDREPGLPCGTCGEPTRLTLATIHGCARCPHRGRHPRDDGQRRADPTFCECCNP, encoded by the coding sequence ATGCTCGCCGTGCACCCCTACGCGGGCGCACCGGTCGCGATGGCCACCCGACACGGCAAGCAGCGAGCCCTCGCTGCCGCCCTGGCGCGGATCCCCGGCATGCGGCTTGTGCTCGCCCACGATGTGGACACCGATCAGCTCGGCACCTTCACCGGTGAGATCCCCCGCGCCGGGTCGGCGGCCGAGACCGCGGTCCGCAAGGCGCGCCTCGCGATCGAGTCGACCGGCCTCGGACTCGCCGTGGCCAGCGAAGGCTCCTTCGGCCCGCACCCGGTCGCGCCAATGCTGAGCGCCGGCCAGGAGATCCTCGCCTTCCTCGACACGGTGCGGGACGTCTGCATCCTGGAGCGCCGAACCACACCGACGAACTTCAGCCACACCACGACCCGCCGCCTCGACGAGGAAACCGACGCCTACCTGGCGCGCGTCGGTTTCGGTGCCCACGCGGTCATCGTCCGTCCCCACAGCCCCGCCGACGTGCGGGCTCCAGGCCCCATCTGCAAGGGCATCCAGACCCGTGCCGACCTCGATGCGGCGATCAGCCGGTGCACCGCGCACTCCACCGATGGCCTGGCGCGACTGGAGACCGACATGCGCGCGCACGTCAACCCCACCCGCATGCGGGAGATCAGCGTGCTCGCCCACCAACTCGCCTCGCGTCTGGCCACCCTGTGCCCGGCCTGCGGCACCCCCGGATTCGGCCCGGTGGACCGCGAACCTGGTCTGCCCTGCGGCACGTGTGGCGAGCCCACCCGCCTGACCCTGGCAACGATCCACGGGTGTGCCCGCTGCCCGCACCGCGGCCGCCACCCTCGCGATGACGGCCAACGACGTGCCGATCCCACGTTCTGCGAATGCTGCAACCCGTAA
- a CDS encoding DUF2309 domain-containing protein: protein MTTGPATNLAPDAVSDVATQQAAVRAEIADAAGFLAPTWPLADFIAVNPLSGLLDRPFADAATTAADLLGARVTPDETWLRAAWQRGRITDDDLRAALARRHPTALQRGPLTLGNRAYDPVDLLVADLHQGIACPPPRRQARTAAEALAPEVAALLNTHTIQWCAAYLDEGQSTWRMPGRDRGFYSAWRALAAHDGTLPRPVRARLRHLPERAEHTILDALAALGVPDDQRTRYLQAHLACLPGFAAHVRWRGERPDSGIDLVDYLALRLAVEAAALAGSHAPGTAWSWASASRFDTRQATVDPHDRAYHLLGALEVTDTDAAQRSELVELLDQLPIQQRALVWLDAYEDHYRSRLLLRILGRPQPELPEAPPRAQVVCCIDPRSEGLRRHLEVLGSYQTLGFAGFFAVAMRYRDLAGGAARTQCPGPITPRHTLTEHPAPGRRRAAERSLAGRRVLAAAEHSLHAAKDDLLAPFALAEAAGWLAGPLAAAKTFTPRAAGATGAWWARRITPEPQTEISIAEALTPEERAATAETILTLMGLTRGFARLVVFCGHRAHTDNNPYQAALDCGACGGHPGGPNARTAAALLNDPQVRLHLADRGITVPDDTWFVPAEHDTTTDTVRLLDTHLLPATHRRDADRLTADLRTAGTRLAAERCAILPGAPTRPRPRHAARHTRARARDWAQVFPEWGLADNAAFLIAPRALTRGIDLHSRVFLHDYDPDLDPTGTVLETILTAPLVVAHWINSQYYFATVDPQSFGAGSKTLHNVTGGGLGVMTGHTSDLQPGLPWQSLTDGHHARHEPQRLLAIVQAPLPRLDTLIARHTMLHHMFSHDWIGLAAREQPDDPWHRYTPTGWQPWHPSTDTPAPTSRQALP from the coding sequence ATGACCACCGGCCCCGCCACCAACCTCGCCCCCGATGCCGTCTCTGACGTCGCCACACAGCAGGCGGCAGTGCGCGCCGAGATCGCCGACGCGGCCGGATTCCTGGCTCCGACCTGGCCATTGGCGGACTTCATCGCGGTCAACCCGTTGTCCGGCCTGCTGGACCGCCCGTTCGCCGACGCGGCCACCACCGCCGCGGATCTGCTCGGAGCACGAGTCACCCCAGACGAGACCTGGCTACGTGCCGCCTGGCAGCGCGGCCGGATCACCGACGACGACCTGCGCGCCGCGCTGGCCCGCCGCCACCCCACGGCGCTACAGCGGGGCCCGCTCACTCTCGGCAACCGCGCCTACGACCCGGTCGACCTGCTGGTGGCCGATCTGCACCAGGGCATCGCGTGTCCACCGCCGCGCCGTCAGGCACGCACCGCGGCCGAAGCACTGGCCCCGGAGGTGGCCGCCCTGCTCAACACCCACACGATCCAGTGGTGCGCGGCCTACCTGGACGAAGGCCAGTCCACCTGGCGGATGCCGGGTCGTGACCGCGGCTTCTACTCGGCGTGGCGGGCGCTGGCCGCCCATGACGGAACCTTGCCGCGGCCGGTGCGGGCGCGGCTGCGGCACCTGCCCGAACGCGCCGAGCACACCATCCTGGACGCGCTGGCCGCGCTCGGTGTCCCGGACGACCAGCGGACCCGCTACCTGCAGGCCCACCTGGCCTGCTTGCCCGGCTTCGCCGCCCACGTCCGGTGGCGCGGCGAGCGGCCCGACAGCGGCATCGACCTCGTCGACTACCTCGCGTTGCGGTTGGCCGTCGAAGCCGCCGCGCTCGCCGGCTCCCACGCTCCCGGCACAGCGTGGTCCTGGGCCTCCGCGAGCCGGTTCGACACCCGGCAGGCCACCGTCGACCCGCACGACCGGGCCTACCACCTGTTGGGAGCGCTGGAAGTCACCGACACCGATGCCGCCCAACGGAGCGAGCTGGTGGAGCTGCTCGACCAGCTGCCGATCCAGCAGCGGGCGCTGGTCTGGCTGGACGCCTACGAGGACCACTACCGGAGCCGGCTGCTGCTGCGCATCCTCGGCCGGCCCCAGCCCGAACTGCCCGAAGCCCCACCGCGGGCGCAGGTGGTGTGCTGCATCGATCCCCGCTCCGAAGGACTGCGCCGCCACCTGGAGGTCCTCGGCAGCTACCAGACCCTGGGCTTCGCCGGTTTCTTCGCCGTCGCCATGCGCTACCGCGACCTCGCCGGGGGTGCCGCTCGCACCCAGTGTCCCGGCCCGATCACGCCTCGCCACACCCTCACCGAGCACCCCGCCCCTGGTCGGCGGCGCGCGGCCGAGCGGTCACTGGCCGGCCGCAGGGTGCTCGCCGCCGCCGAGCACTCCCTGCACGCCGCCAAGGACGACCTGCTGGCGCCGTTCGCCCTCGCCGAAGCCGCCGGCTGGCTGGCCGGGCCGCTGGCCGCGGCCAAGACCTTCACTCCCCGTGCCGCCGGCGCCACAGGCGCGTGGTGGGCCCGCCGCATCACGCCCGAGCCGCAGACCGAGATCTCCATCGCCGAGGCGCTCACCCCCGAGGAGCGTGCCGCGACCGCCGAAACCATCCTGACGTTGATGGGCCTGACCCGCGGGTTCGCGCGGCTGGTCGTGTTCTGCGGGCACCGCGCCCACACCGACAACAACCCCTACCAGGCCGCGCTGGACTGCGGCGCCTGCGGGGGACATCCCGGAGGTCCCAACGCCCGCACGGCCGCCGCCCTGCTCAACGATCCGCAGGTCCGCCTTCACCTGGCCGACCGCGGCATCACCGTTCCCGACGACACCTGGTTCGTCCCGGCCGAACACGACACCACCACCGACACCGTACGCCTGCTGGACACCCACCTCCTGCCCGCCACCCACCGCCGCGACGCTGACAGGCTCACCGCCGACCTCCGCACGGCCGGCACCCGGCTGGCCGCCGAACGCTGCGCCATCCTGCCGGGCGCACCCACCCGGCCCCGCCCGCGGCACGCGGCGCGCCACACCCGCGCCCGGGCCCGTGACTGGGCCCAGGTCTTCCCGGAATGGGGTCTCGCCGACAACGCCGCCTTCCTCATCGCGCCCCGCGCCCTCACCCGCGGCATCGACCTGCACAGCCGCGTGTTCCTCCACGACTACGATCCCGACCTCGACCCGACCGGCACCGTCCTGGAAACAATCCTCACCGCGCCGCTCGTCGTCGCACACTGGATCAACAGCCAGTACTACTTCGCCACCGTCGACCCGCAGTCCTTCGGCGCCGGCAGCAAAACCCTGCACAACGTCACCGGTGGGGGCCTGGGCGTCATGACCGGCCACACCAGTGACCTCCAGCCCGGCCTGCCCTGGCAGTCCCTCACCGACGGCCACCACGCCCGACATGAACCGCAACGCCTGCTCGCCATCGTGCAGGCACCCCTGCCCAGGCTGGACACCCTCATCGCCCGCCACACAATGCTGCACCACATGTTCAGCCACGACTGGATTGGACTCGCCGCACGGGAACAGCCCGACGACCCGTGGCACCGCTACACCCCCACCGGGTGGCAGCCCTGGCACCCCAGCACCGACACGCCAGCACCGACATCCCGGCAGGCGCTCCCGTGA
- a CDS encoding L-threonylcarbamoyladenylate synthase, whose protein sequence is MSDQPGIAPERVGLDVERAAGTLRAGGLVAFPTETVYGLGADAENVDAVERVFAVKGRPSTHPLIVHLSGARQLPDWVAEVPDAARRVADRFWPGPVTLVLRRGRRVPRAVTGGLETVALRVPDHPVARALLTAFGGGVAAPSANRFGSVSPTAAAHVGDGLGADVDYVLDGGPCAVGVESTIVDLTGAPAILRPGGVTREDLERALGCSVPVRARSAVRVPGQHPSHYAPRARVVLVEPGQVIGHAEYLAAQGRRVGVLLPPEFAGGAGACAGQRVIAVPDSGARYARRLFEFLRDFDRHECEVVVASVPTPDGLGLAIADRLRRAAGSRSQTAATPGCSAVAERGDEVFEVGGAGCFDQDEIVGTKDST, encoded by the coding sequence ATGTCGGATCAACCAGGCATCGCGCCTGAGCGCGTGGGACTCGATGTGGAACGCGCTGCTGGCACCCTGCGCGCGGGTGGGCTGGTCGCGTTCCCGACCGAGACCGTGTACGGGCTCGGCGCGGACGCGGAGAACGTCGACGCGGTGGAGCGTGTCTTCGCCGTGAAGGGGCGGCCCTCGACGCACCCGCTGATCGTGCACCTCAGCGGGGCGCGTCAGCTCCCCGACTGGGTCGCGGAGGTGCCCGACGCGGCGCGCCGCGTCGCTGACCGTTTCTGGCCTGGCCCGGTGACCCTGGTTCTTCGTCGGGGCCGCCGTGTTCCCCGCGCGGTCACCGGCGGTCTGGAGACGGTCGCGCTGCGGGTGCCCGACCATCCGGTCGCCCGCGCGCTGCTCACGGCGTTCGGTGGCGGTGTGGCGGCGCCATCGGCCAACCGTTTCGGCTCGGTCAGTCCCACGGCGGCTGCTCATGTTGGCGACGGGTTGGGCGCCGACGTCGACTACGTGCTGGACGGCGGCCCCTGTGCGGTGGGTGTCGAGTCCACGATCGTCGACCTCACCGGCGCACCTGCGATACTGCGCCCAGGCGGCGTGACACGAGAGGATCTTGAGCGCGCACTGGGTTGCTCCGTGCCGGTGCGGGCGAGGAGTGCCGTACGCGTTCCGGGCCAGCATCCGTCGCACTACGCGCCGAGGGCACGGGTTGTCCTGGTCGAGCCGGGCCAGGTGATCGGCCACGCCGAGTACCTGGCAGCGCAGGGCCGGCGCGTCGGCGTCCTGCTGCCGCCCGAGTTCGCGGGCGGTGCCGGTGCGTGTGCCGGGCAGCGCGTTATCGCGGTGCCGGACTCGGGTGCGCGGTACGCGCGGCGGCTTTTCGAGTTCCTCCGTGACTTCGACCGGCATGAGTGCGAGGTCGTGGTGGCCTCGGTTCCTACCCCGGACGGGCTCGGATTGGCGATCGCGGATCGGCTCCGCCGAGCGGCCGGGTCGCGCAGCCAGACGGCCGCGACTCCGGGCTGCTCAGCGGTTGCTGAGCGCGGCGACGAGGTGTTCGAGGTGGGCGGCGCGGGATGCTTTGATCAGGACGAGATCGTCGGGACGAAGGATTCGACTTAG
- a CDS encoding bifunctional folylpolyglutamate synthase/dihydrofolate synthase, with the protein MRRAGVWQWLDGHVDHERGVGVAAGGVVSQAPTTVVIERLLRTLGRPEQRVPVILVAGTNGKSTTARILAAVLAGSGLRVGLYTSPHLHRPQERITIDGVTITDDELAAVLDPLVADERTASELGRPSWFELMTAAAVGWFADQRVDVAVVETGLGGSGDATAALGAGLVVVTSVGVDHVEYFGDTRWDNAVAEAGAVPEGATVVLAEADPAMHPPFLGRRPSRVVTVDRDFGVAADAPVADGRTVSLFTPGATYDDVFLRLLAPWQAANAATALAAAEVWLARPVADQVVRAVCGALRASGRFELVHTPGPVLMDGAHNEEAATALARALRERFDGVSRTVVVGMTGTRAPEAFLSALGVGAGDWVICTSPRTPRAVPLARLAAAARAVGAGSVAVEADVGDAVRRAAAANDSTLTVVTGSLYVIGEALPVVRALVT; encoded by the coding sequence GTGAGGCGCGCCGGGGTATGGCAGTGGCTGGACGGTCACGTCGACCATGAGCGGGGGGTGGGGGTCGCTGCTGGTGGGGTGGTGTCGCAGGCCCCGACGACCGTGGTCATCGAGCGGCTGCTGCGCACGCTCGGCCGGCCCGAGCAGCGGGTGCCGGTGATCCTGGTGGCCGGCACCAACGGCAAGAGCACGACCGCCCGGATCCTGGCCGCGGTGCTGGCGGGCAGTGGACTGCGGGTCGGGTTGTACACCAGTCCTCATCTGCACCGGCCGCAGGAGCGGATCACCATCGATGGTGTCACGATCACCGACGACGAGTTGGCGGCGGTGCTCGACCCGCTGGTGGCGGACGAGCGCACCGCGTCAGAGCTGGGGCGGCCCAGTTGGTTCGAATTGATGACCGCGGCCGCGGTGGGCTGGTTCGCCGACCAACGTGTTGATGTCGCGGTGGTCGAGACCGGTCTGGGTGGCAGCGGCGACGCGACCGCCGCGCTCGGCGCCGGCCTGGTGGTGGTCACGTCGGTGGGCGTCGACCACGTCGAGTACTTCGGTGACACGCGGTGGGACAACGCCGTGGCTGAGGCTGGCGCGGTTCCTGAGGGCGCGACCGTGGTGCTAGCCGAAGCGGACCCGGCCATGCACCCGCCGTTCCTGGGCCGCCGCCCCTCGCGCGTGGTGACCGTGGATCGTGACTTCGGCGTGGCCGCCGACGCGCCGGTCGCGGATGGCCGGACGGTGTCGCTGTTCACGCCCGGGGCGACTTATGACGACGTTTTCCTGCGTCTGCTGGCACCGTGGCAGGCGGCGAACGCGGCGACGGCGTTGGCCGCCGCCGAGGTGTGGCTGGCCCGGCCGGTGGCCGACCAGGTGGTGCGGGCGGTCTGCGGGGCGCTGCGGGCTTCGGGCCGCTTTGAGCTTGTCCACACCCCCGGCCCTGTGCTGATGGACGGCGCCCACAACGAGGAAGCGGCCACCGCGCTGGCACGGGCGCTGCGGGAGCGGTTCGACGGCGTCTCCCGCACCGTGGTGGTCGGTATGACCGGGACCCGCGCGCCGGAGGCGTTTCTGAGTGCCCTGGGGGTCGGGGCTGGTGACTGGGTGATCTGCACCTCGCCCCGGACACCGCGAGCGGTGCCGCTCGCCAGGCTCGCCGCCGCCGCGCGGGCGGTGGGCGCAGGATCGGTCGCGGTCGAGGCGGATGTGGGTGATGCGGTGCGCCGCGCGGCGGCGGCGAATGATAGCACGCTCACGGTAGTTACCGGGTCGCTCTATGTGATCGGCGAGGCGCTGCCCGTCGTGCGAGCGCTGGTGACGTGA
- a CDS encoding proton-conducting transporter transmembrane domain-containing protein produces MTGVTLLVLVALPAVAAMAGSIRRLRSLAPALGAGAALVATALAGTLAVTVVVGGPVAMVLANPDGRAWTGLVVDHVGAIVLLLVCTVSAVVQAFARRYLHGDPAAARFAVAAGALTAATTVMVTAATLVTLAVAWTLTGVILCRLVGMYRPAPSAVDAARRTTRAVVAGDAALWTGVVLAVTVWGDLDLRHQGDAALGGAVGTVVACSLVVAAAVRCAQLPWHRWLPATLAAPTPVSALLHAGVVNAGGVLLVKLSPIVGAAPVATHLAFAIGAASVVAATAIMLTRPDIKGALVHSTIGQMGFMLMTCGLGLYAATVVHLVAHGLFKATLFLGSGSAVQRHAGHTAAPPAPRLAPARAAQVAVLAGVAAVAAVGVAAWLLPLHAGGVALSLFAVATAARLAWGWLRRHPTGGALVTVVIVLPGVAIGYLALVGAVTELLAPSLPASGPAAVSAWVLATVVAVLAAGALLLHLAPAVGLGRWRDRLYVAALSAGQQRTYTAAWGHPPRLVPTPRPRPVPQLEGARA; encoded by the coding sequence GTGACAGGGGTGACGCTGCTCGTTTTGGTGGCCCTTCCCGCTGTTGCGGCCATGGCCGGGTCGATCCGGCGGCTACGGAGCTTGGCGCCCGCGTTGGGTGCGGGTGCGGCGCTGGTGGCCACCGCGCTGGCGGGGACGCTGGCCGTGACGGTGGTAGTCGGCGGGCCGGTGGCGATGGTGCTGGCCAACCCGGACGGGCGAGCCTGGACCGGGCTGGTGGTCGACCACGTCGGGGCGATCGTTCTGCTGCTGGTGTGCACGGTCAGCGCCGTGGTCCAGGCGTTCGCCCGCCGCTACCTGCACGGCGATCCGGCCGCGGCCCGCTTCGCTGTCGCGGCGGGGGCGCTGACCGCCGCGACCACGGTGATGGTGACCGCGGCGACTCTCGTCACCCTGGCGGTGGCGTGGACGCTGACCGGGGTGATCTTGTGCCGTCTGGTGGGGATGTATCGGCCGGCGCCCTCGGCCGTCGATGCCGCACGGCGCACCACCCGTGCCGTCGTCGCCGGGGACGCCGCGTTGTGGACTGGGGTTGTCCTCGCGGTCACGGTCTGGGGGGATCTCGACCTGCGCCACCAGGGCGACGCGGCCCTCGGCGGTGCGGTGGGCACGGTGGTGGCCTGTTCGCTGGTGGTCGCCGCGGCCGTGCGGTGCGCGCAGCTGCCCTGGCACCGATGGCTGCCGGCGACCCTGGCGGCACCGACCCCGGTTTCGGCTCTGCTGCACGCCGGCGTGGTCAACGCCGGCGGGGTGCTGCTGGTGAAGCTGTCGCCGATCGTCGGTGCCGCGCCGGTGGCGACACACCTGGCGTTCGCCATCGGAGCCGCCAGCGTCGTGGCCGCCACCGCGATCATGCTGACCCGCCCCGACATCAAAGGGGCGCTGGTGCACTCCACGATCGGGCAGATGGGGTTCATGCTCATGACCTGCGGGCTCGGCCTCTACGCCGCGACGGTGGTGCACCTGGTGGCGCACGGGCTGTTCAAAGCCACCCTGTTCCTCGGCTCGGGGTCGGCCGTGCAGCGGCACGCTGGCCACACTGCGGCTCCTCCCGCGCCTCGGTTGGCTCCTGCCCGCGCAGCGCAGGTCGCTGTCCTCGCCGGGGTCGCCGCCGTCGCGGCGGTCGGGGTGGCGGCCTGGTTGCTACCCCTTCATGCCGGCGGCGTCGCGTTGTCGCTCTTCGCCGTGGCCACCGCCGCGCGGCTGGCGTGGGGCTGGCTGCGTCGTCACCCGACCGGCGGCGCGCTGGTCACGGTGGTGATCGTGCTGCCGGGCGTGGCGATCGGGTACCTGGCCCTGGTGGGCGCGGTCACCGAGCTCCTGGCCCCGAGCCTGCCCGCAAGCGGGCCCGCCGCTGTCTCGGCCTGGGTTCTCGCGACCGTGGTGGCGGTGCTGGCGGCCGGTGCGCTGCTGCTCCACCTGGCACCCGCGGTCGGTCTGGGCCGGTGGCGCGACCGGCTGTACGTGGCGGCGTTGTCCGCCGGGCAGCAGCGCACGTACACCGCCGCCTGGGGTCACCCGCCACGGCTGGTACCGACACCGCGTCCGCGGCCGGTTCCCCAACTGGAAGGAGCTCGGGCGTGA
- a CDS encoding helix-turn-helix transcriptional regulator: protein MQEWTFLTNHAHVLLCVVRDPQVRLRDVAEVVGITERAAQRIVADLVEAGYLERTREGRRNRYRLHPDLPLRHPMDRDTAIGQLVALLTGIDARSGNLV from the coding sequence ATGCAGGAGTGGACGTTCTTGACCAATCACGCCCACGTACTGCTGTGCGTGGTGCGGGATCCACAAGTTCGGTTGCGGGATGTGGCCGAGGTGGTGGGCATCACCGAGCGGGCGGCGCAGCGCATCGTGGCCGACCTCGTCGAGGCGGGCTACCTGGAACGCACCAGGGAGGGGCGGCGCAACCGGTACCGGTTGCATCCGGATTTGCCGCTGCGGCACCCGATGGACCGTGACACCGCCATCGGGCAGCTCGTGGCCCTGCTCACCGGCATCGACGCCCGATCCGGCAACCTCGTGTAA